The genomic DNA TCTGGAAGTTCTTTGTCTAAGGTTGCAAAGCCAATTTTTTTATTCTTATCCGTAAAATATTTTTTGCGTCGATGGTTCACTGAATGAACTTTGTCTTCAAGGGTTCGTAAAGATAAGCTAATCTTTTGAGAATATTCATCAACATCAATAACTTGAACGGTTACTTTTTGTCCAACGGTTAAGAGTCCATGGATATTTTTGGTAAAGCCAGCTTGTACTTCCGAAACATGAATCAGTCCTTGTGTTTCTTCGTCTAAAGAAACAAATGCGCCATATGGTTGAAGTCCGGTAATTGTGCCAGAAAGTACCATACCAATTTTGTACTTCATCAAATTTCCTCTTTTCATACGATAAATTTCTTTTTCCGTTTCTACTCATTTAAAATAATAGCATTTTTTCAACGTTTGTGCATTATTTCTTCCCTAGTTGTTAAAACTATTGTTTCATCTTTTAAGCAAAATCTACTATACTATAGGAAGTAAGACTTTATATAGAAGAAAAGGAGTTATCTTATGTTTAATTTTAATGAAACCATTGAGCGTCGCCACACGAATTGTGTTAAATGGGACACCGTTGAAGCGAGTTACCACGAAAAAGATTTACTACCTTTATGGGTTGCTGATATGGATTTCAAAGTACATCAGCCTATTCTTGATGCCTTGTCACAAGTTATTGAACAGGGCATTCTAGGATATGCAGTTGCACCTAATGAACTGTATCAAGCAATTCAAGATTGGCAACGGCAACACCATCAATTGATTGTTGAAAAAGAAGAAATTTTGTTTAATAGTGGCGTGGTACCCAGTTTGGCCACAACCGTTCAAGCGTATACAGCACCTGCTGATTCTGTCATGATTTGTGATCCAGTCTACCCCCCTTTTGCAGATGTGGTAAAACAAAATGAGCGTAGACTCGTGCGACATTCCTTACTAGAAGTTAACGGACATTATGAAGTTGATTTGGTTAAAATGGAACAACAGATAATCGAAGAAAAGGTGAAACTGTTACTTTTTTGTAATCCCCATAATCCTGGTGGACGTGTTTGGACAAAAGAAGAATTGCTGGCAATTGGCCGTTTATGCCAAAAACACCAAGTAACTGTGGTTAGCGATGAAATTCATCAGGATTTGATTTTCAAACCGCATACCTTCACTTCCTTCACTGTCGCTGATGAAGCATTTAAGGAATTCACTGTTACCTTAACAGCGGCAACCAAAACCTTTAATTTAGCGGGGATCAAAAATTCAATGCTGTTCATTCCTAATGAAAAACTACGGCAATCTTTCGTATCTTTACAAGACAAAAATCATCAAGGCGGCATCAATACTTTTGGCTACGTGGGAACGGCAGCTGCCTATCAAACAGGGGAGGAATGGCTAACGGCATTACTTGATTATTTAAAAGAAAATATTGATTTTGCCCTTTCTTTTTTCCGTGAAGAGATGCCTAGCGTTCGTGTAATGGAGCCTGAAGGGACCTATCTTTTATGGTTAGACTTTAGTTCTTATTCACTAACGGATCGAGAACTTCGCGATACCTTAATTCATAAGGGGAAAGTGGTTCTAAATCCAGGAATTAGTTTTGGTCCCCAAGGTTCTCAACACATGCGTTTAAACTTAGCTTGTTCAAAAGAAACTCTCGAAGAAGGCCTTTTACGTATCAAAAAAGCCTTTAATTAAAAACAGCTGTCCTAGTTTTTAGGACAGCTGTTTTTAATTCTTTCTTTTGCGTTTAGCTAAATAAACTCTGACGAACCAGATACCTGAAAATAGAAGTAAAATTTCTCCAATTATTATTGTATAAAATCCTGGTTCATGAACGATTCCTTGCTGATCTACATACGTAAAAAACGTTCCTATAAATGGGAGTATTACTGCAAACAAAGCCAAGGCCATTGGATATCTGTATTTTTCTAACAAATTCGCTTCCTCTCCTTCTATTCTTTAACTCAGTATCCTATAAAGACTTCATTAAAAGAAGCGATTTGGATGCTTTTAAAAAAAAGTTAGTCGTTTTAAGAAAAAAATAAAGAGTACCAACGAATTTGTCCCTCGTTGGTACTCTCTTTTTCAATTGGTTAAACTTATTCACCAATGATTTCAACTGTGTCCATCACGACGTCAAATGTTGGACGGTCTTGGGCATCCCGTTGGACTCCACCAATTTCATCCACTACATCCATACCATCAACAACATGACCAAAAACAGTATGACGGAAGTCTAACCAAGGTGTTCCGCCTTGTTTGTAAGCTTCAATAATTTCTTCTGGAAAACCAGCGTCTTCTAACTGACTCATCATTTGAGCTGGAACATTTTGATTAGTAACAACAAAGAATTGGCTACCATTTGTGTTAGGACCAGCATTTGACATTGACAATGCGCCACGCAAATTGAAAACATCCCGAGAAAATTCATCCTCAAATGCTTCTCCATAAATACTTTCGCCGCCCATTCCTGTTCCGGTTGGGTCACCGCCTTGAATCATAAAATCAGGAATCACACGATGGAAAATAACGCCATCATAGTAGCCCTTTTTCGCTAATTCAACAAAATTTTCAACCGTTTTAGGCGCTTGTTCTGGGAATAATTGAACAGTGATGTCGCCTCGGTTTGTTTTAATGACCGCTTTTGGTCCTTTAGCATTTTCTAAATCTAATTGTGGAAATTGTGACATGAGAATGTCCTCCTAGATAATTATTTTATAGTTCCATCATATCGAAAAATGCTGAAAATTGCTATGATCTTTTTCCAATGATTAAAGAATGCTTTGATTCGTTAGCCAAACTTGCTTTTTTCGAAAAGCCGTGCTATTTTGTGAAGTGTTCGCAAAACGATCAATAGTTGTCTCAACCCTAAATGAATTAGGAGGAATTTTCAAATGTCTGATGAAAAAGATATTTATGATTTAACGATTATCGGCGGCGGTCCTGTTGGATTATTTGCCGCTTTTTATGCGGGAATTCGTAAAGCGAAAACGAAAATCATTGATAGCCTGCCGCAATTAGGTGGTCAGCTAACAATGCTGTATCCCGAAAAATATATTTATGATATTCCTGGATTCCCTGCTATTAAAGCCGGTGAGTTAATTGCCAATTTGGAAAAACAGATGCAGCCATTTCAGCACGATGTTTGCTTGGAAGAAGAGGTCACACACCTTGCACAGGAAGCAGATGGACTTTTGCGCTTAGACACAACTAAAGGCACACATTATTCTAAAACGGTTATCTTTGCGATTGGTAACGGCGCTTTCCAACCTCGACGTTTAGCTATCGAAAATGTTGAAGCCTTTGAAGGTGAGTCAATCCATTATTATGTGACTGACATGAAAAAATTCGCTGGCAAAAAAGTTGCGATTGCTGGTGGCGGCGATTCCGCAATTGACTGGGCTTTAATGCTAGAAAACGTTGCAGAAGAAGTATCTATTATCCATCGTCGCCCACAATTTCGCGGCCACGAACATAGCGTGGAACAACTGGAAAAATCTAGCGTTTCTATCAGAACTCCTTATATCATTAGTGATATTTTAAAGGAAAATGAAACGTTCACAGGCATCCAATTAACGGAGACAAAAGGTGACCAAACATTGGATCTCCCTCTGGATGATTTAATTATCAATTATGGCTTCACTTCTTCTTTAACACACCTCAAAGAATGGGGATTAGACGTTTCTAGAAATGCTATTAATGTTCATTCCGATATGTCAACTAACATTCCTGGTGTATACGCTGTAGGGGATATCTGTTCCTATGAGGGAAAAGTGAAATTAATCGCTACAGGATTTGGTGAGGCACCTACTGCCGTAAATAATGCTTTACATTACTTACGGCCCGATGCTCGACGTCAACCAGTTCATAGTACAAGTTTATTTGAAAACGGCGTACCTAAATAAGGTTAGCACTGGACTTTAGCAGTTTTTAAGCCAAGGACAAAAATCTAAATCGGATTTTTGTCCTTGGCTTTCTGCTTTACTGAAAAGCCTTTCTTTTTCTCTTTTAAATTTATTTTTGATACAATAAAAAGTGCTAGGAGGAAGAAAGATGAACCAACCAATTATTTATTTAAATGAAGTATTCAACGAAGAACAACTGGAACAAGTGAAAGCTGTGGCGCCCAATTATCTAGTTAAAACATCTACCGATCATTTATCCTCTGCTGAAGAAGAGGCAATCGAAATTATGTTAGGCTGGCATAAAGAAATTGGTCCGCGTTTATTAGCCTCTGAT from Enterococcus faecalis includes the following:
- a CDS encoding CvfD/Ygs/GSP13 family RNA-binding post-transcriptional regulator, giving the protein MKYKIGMVLSGTITGLQPYGAFVSLDEETQGLIHVSEVQAGFTKNIHGLLTVGQKVTVQVIDVDEYSQKISLSLRTLEDKVHSVNHRRKKYFTDKNKKIGFATLDKELPEWIDEAMDKLLEK
- a CDS encoding MalY/PatB family protein, with product MFNFNETIERRHTNCVKWDTVEASYHEKDLLPLWVADMDFKVHQPILDALSQVIEQGILGYAVAPNELYQAIQDWQRQHHQLIVEKEEILFNSGVVPSLATTVQAYTAPADSVMICDPVYPPFADVVKQNERRLVRHSLLEVNGHYEVDLVKMEQQIIEEKVKLLLFCNPHNPGGRVWTKEELLAIGRLCQKHQVTVVSDEIHQDLIFKPHTFTSFTVADEAFKEFTVTLTAATKTFNLAGIKNSMLFIPNEKLRQSFVSLQDKNHQGGINTFGYVGTAAAYQTGEEWLTALLDYLKENIDFALSFFREEMPSVRVMEPEGTYLLWLDFSSYSLTDRELRDTLIHKGKVVLNPGISFGPQGSQHMRLNLACSKETLEEGLLRIKKAFN
- a CDS encoding DUF3955 domain-containing protein; this translates as MLEKYRYPMALALFAVILPFIGTFFTYVDQQGIVHEPGFYTIIIGEILLLFSGIWFVRVYLAKRKRKN
- a CDS encoding peptidylprolyl isomerase, with amino-acid sequence MSQFPQLDLENAKGPKAVIKTNRGDITVQLFPEQAPKTVENFVELAKKGYYDGVIFHRVIPDFMIQGGDPTGTGMGGESIYGEAFEDEFSRDVFNLRGALSMSNAGPNTNGSQFFVVTNQNVPAQMMSQLEDAGFPEEIIEAYKQGGTPWLDFRHTVFGHVVDGMDVVDEIGGVQRDAQDRPTFDVVMDTVEIIGE
- a CDS encoding NAD(P)/FAD-dependent oxidoreductase, producing the protein MSDEKDIYDLTIIGGGPVGLFAAFYAGIRKAKTKIIDSLPQLGGQLTMLYPEKYIYDIPGFPAIKAGELIANLEKQMQPFQHDVCLEEEVTHLAQEADGLLRLDTTKGTHYSKTVIFAIGNGAFQPRRLAIENVEAFEGESIHYYVTDMKKFAGKKVAIAGGGDSAIDWALMLENVAEEVSIIHRRPQFRGHEHSVEQLEKSSVSIRTPYIISDILKENETFTGIQLTETKGDQTLDLPLDDLIINYGFTSSLTHLKEWGLDVSRNAINVHSDMSTNIPGVYAVGDICSYEGKVKLIATGFGEAPTAVNNALHYLRPDARRQPVHSTSLFENGVPK